One window from the genome of Hippoglossus hippoglossus isolate fHipHip1 chromosome 6, fHipHip1.pri, whole genome shotgun sequence encodes:
- the lrrc4.2 gene encoding leucine-rich repeat-containing protein 4.2, which yields MSPLGQVSLQPTWNAALLAVLSLMVPALSMCQSTGPVLGSANPQNCPGMCSCTNQLSKVVCTRRGLVRVPPNIPTNTRYLNLMENSIETIQADTFRQLHHLEVLQLGRNSIRQIEVGAFNGLTSLNTLELFDNRLTVIPSGAFEYLSKLRELWLRNNPIESIPSYAFNRVPSLMRLDLGELRKLEYISDGAFEGLQNLKYLNLGMCNLREFPHLSPLVGLEELEISENLFPELKPGAFRGLKNLRKLWIMNSAITTIERNAFDDITALVELNLAHNNLSSLPHNLFTPLQYLVELHLHHNPWRCDCDVVWLSWWLREYIPTNSTCCGRCHTPTHMKGRYLVEVDQTTFQCSAPFIVDAPRDLNISAARVAELKCRTAAMSSVRWLLPNGTVLTHGSDHPRISVLNDGTLNFSNVLPSDTGVYTCMVSNMAGNSNASAYLNVSNAELNTSNLSYFTTVTVEFLEPTVEETPKPGPTVPASPSVFQPVFISTPTVLFQNTQTPRQVSIPTARVPSGPAASLDEVMKTTKIIIGCFVAVTLLAAAMLIAFYKLRKRHQQRSTVAAARTIEIIQMEEEVHPVPPPTSGSSGSDDTGLVLPTLVEHNSNLFRPGYVSTSSSRQGGYGAHWTQNNSLHRSVRQHHSHISTIADPYVIKTSHGKEKVQETQI from the coding sequence ATGAGTCCTCTGGGCCAGGTTAGTTTGCAGCCTACCTGGAACGCAGCCCTGCTCGCCGTGCTCTCCCTCATGGTGCCTGCTCTCAGTATGTGCCAGTCCACAGGCCCTGTGTTGGGCTCGGCTAACCCACAGAACTGTCCAGGTATGTGCTCCTGCACTAACCAGCTCAGCAAGGTGGTGTGTACACGCAGAGGCCTGGTTAGGGTTCCTCCAAACATCCCAACCAACACCAGGTACTTGAACCTGATGGAAAACAGCATAGAGACTATACAAGCAGATACTTTCAGACAACTGCATCACCTGGAGGTACTGCAGTTGGGCAGAAATTCCATAAGGCAGATTGAAGTGGGGGCTTTCAATGGCCTGACCAGCCTCAATACCTTGGAGCTGTTTGACAACAGACTGACGGTCATACCAAGTGGAGCGTTTGAGTACCTGTCAAAGTTAAGAGAGTTGTGGCTTAGAAACAACCCCATCGAGAGCATCCCCTCGTATGCCTTCAACCGTGTCCCCTCACTCATGAGACTGGACCTGGGAGAGCTGAGAAAATTGGAGTACATTTCCGATGGGGCATTCGAGGGTCTTCAAAACCTCAAGTACCTCAACTTGGGGATGTGCAACCTGAGGGAGTTTCCTCATCTGTCACCTCTGGTGGGATTGGAGGAGCTAGAAATATCAGAGAATCTTTTCCCTGAACTGAAGCCTGGGGCTTTCCGTGGGCTCAAGAATTTACGTAAACTATGGATTATGAACTCTGCCATCACTACCATTGAGAGGAATGcatttgatgacatcacagcctTGGTGGAGCTCAACTTAGCCCATAACAACTTGTCATCCCTCCCCCACAACCTCTTCACCCCTCTGCAGTACTTGGTGGAGCTACACCTGCACCACAACCCTTGGCGATGTGACTGTGATGTAGTGTGGCTCTCCTGGTGGCTCAGAGAATACATTCCTACAAATTCCACCTGCTGTGGACGCTGCCACACCCCGACCCACATGAAAGGACGATACCTGGTGGAAGTTGATCAGACCACCTTTCAATGTTCCGCACCGTTCATAGTGGATGCTCCCAGAGATCTGAACATCTCAGCAGCGAGGGTGGCGGAACTGAAGTGTCGCACAGCTGCCATGAGCTCCGTCCGATGGCTTCTCCCCAATGGGACCGTCTTGACCCATGGTTCAGATCACCCACGGATATCTGTCCTTAACGATGGGACACTCAATTTCTCCAACGTCCTCCCATCAGACACAGGGGTCTACACCTGCATGGTGAGCAACATGGCTGGAAATTCGAATGCCTCAGCCTACCTAAATGTCAGCAATGCCGAACTCAACACATCTAACTTGTCCTACTTTACCACAGTAACAGTGGAATTTTTGGAGCCCACAGTGGAGGAGACCCCTAAACCCGGGCCTACAGTCCCTGCCTCGCCCTCCGTCTTTCAGCCCGTCTTCATTTCCACACCAACCGTGTTGTTCCAAAATACTCAGACTCCAAGGCAGGTGTCAATTCCCACTGCCAGAGTTCCTAGTGGGCCAGCCGCCAGCCTCGATGAGGTGATGAAAACAACCAAAATCATCATTGGATGTTTTGTTGCCGTAACCTTACTGGCAGCGGCCATGTTGATAGCGTTCTATAAGTTGCGTAAGCGGCATCAACAGAGGAGCACGGTGGCAGCAGCCAGGACCATAGAAATCAtacagatggaggaagaggtTCATCCTGTTCCACCACCCACCTCTGGATCTAGTGGCTCAGATGACACAGGGTTGGTACTGCCTACTTTAGTGGAACACAACAGCAACCTCTTTAGGCCTGGGTACGTGTCCACCTCCTCATCCCGCCAAGGGGGCTATGGGGCCCACTGGACCCAGAACAACTCTCTTCATCGCTCAGTCAGACAGCATCACAGCCACATCAGCACCATTGCTGATCCTTACGTCATTAAGACTTCTCACGGCAAGGAGAAGGTTCAAGAGACCCAAATCTGA